A DNA window from Bacillus oleivorans contains the following coding sequences:
- a CDS encoding DUF3993 domain-containing protein — MKKITGLFIIALFMIIINLEVKAEESLNKGQAITLVQNTFQAQVSLSEKPRTIEEIFSILSPYVTSDFRQSFLEANLVYTDGKYQTYGSDFAPYYIPFFKYEENTKFTLTGDKGYIYEDFPANGDGPVRYQEGVRGVELLLTDEGWKVHKILSPDEMRPIIETLTNKVKDIPNFNFESIYLTVHAPAIVPSVYFVPLYYTSLLLSHISVGYL; from the coding sequence ATGAAGAAAATAACAGGACTTTTTATTATCGCCTTATTTATGATAATCATTAACCTAGAAGTAAAGGCAGAAGAATCGCTTAACAAAGGACAAGCAATCACTCTTGTACAAAATACATTTCAAGCTCAAGTCTCTTTATCTGAAAAACCCAGGACAATTGAAGAGATATTTTCAATTTTAAGTCCATATGTTACTTCAGATTTCAGGCAGTCCTTTCTGGAAGCAAATTTAGTCTATACAGATGGTAAGTATCAAACGTATGGGTCGGATTTTGCCCCTTATTATATTCCCTTTTTTAAATATGAAGAAAATACAAAATTTACGCTAACTGGAGATAAAGGATACATATATGAGGATTTTCCGGCAAATGGAGATGGCCCTGTACGGTATCAGGAAGGGGTCCGTGGAGTTGAGCTTCTATTAACAGACGAAGGATGGAAAGTTCATAAAATTTTGTCCCCTGATGAAATGAGACCTATTATTGAAACGTTAACGAATAAAGTTAAAGATATTCCTAACTTTAACTTTGAAAGCATTTATCTTACGGTTCATGCCCCTGCCATTGTTCCATCTGTTTATTTTGTTCCGCTTTATTAT
- a CDS encoding EAL domain-containing protein, producing MNIDPLDIISNMNHLLPFYEPFFSAEDLQIVGYEVMGKFREEHTDGDLDSFFMDQQIPEEYRLEAYAHLINRALDHFIQAQQAGFLAFRMDPNILIYDVEETIIKTILSKKEAGFLPSQIIFVLPEESLKGIEGSIEHTVQFIKTFGIRIAIENAESSGVRLERIAPLSPHFIRVHLSSLKSQSGTIGFDETIYALSSFARKIGATLMFDKIEMEHQLMFAWKNGGRYYQGPLLAKSSAVFEKKDKSKELLKKELSRFMSFEKKKLEALKALETMLFEDLNGLLDKYKHNHAFEELILEAAKILKDRAFRLYVCDDDGYQLSSNLLRQGDQWINQKEYLQKNWSWRPYFLENVFKMSRSKQGLLSDLYSDIETGEWIRTFSIPITNRFFLFIDLSYSFLFEEENLL from the coding sequence ATGAATATTGACCCACTTGACATCATTTCAAATATGAATCATTTACTTCCTTTTTATGAACCTTTTTTTAGTGCTGAAGATCTGCAAATTGTCGGTTATGAAGTGATGGGAAAATTTAGAGAAGAGCATACAGATGGAGATCTGGATTCTTTTTTTATGGATCAGCAAATTCCAGAGGAATACCGGTTAGAGGCATATGCACATTTAATCAATCGGGCATTGGATCATTTTATTCAAGCGCAGCAAGCCGGATTTTTAGCGTTTCGAATGGATCCTAATATTCTCATCTATGATGTAGAAGAAACAATAATAAAAACGATTCTTTCAAAAAAAGAAGCAGGGTTTCTGCCGTCACAAATTATTTTTGTATTGCCTGAGGAAAGTTTAAAAGGGATTGAAGGATCAATTGAACACACGGTTCAATTCATCAAAACCTTTGGCATTCGGATTGCGATTGAAAATGCTGAATCAAGCGGTGTGCGGCTAGAGCGGATAGCTCCTTTATCCCCTCATTTTATCCGGGTCCATCTGTCATCCTTAAAGTCACAATCTGGGACGATTGGCTTTGATGAAACGATCTATGCCCTAAGTTCATTTGCCCGAAAAATCGGGGCTACATTAATGTTTGATAAGATTGAAATGGAACATCAGTTAATGTTTGCCTGGAAGAATGGCGGAAGGTATTATCAAGGACCGTTATTAGCGAAGTCTTCAGCAGTATTTGAAAAAAAAGATAAAAGTAAAGAGCTGCTAAAAAAGGAATTATCCCGGTTTATGTCGTTCGAGAAGAAAAAGCTCGAGGCATTAAAAGCCCTGGAAACGATGCTTTTTGAGGATTTAAATGGTCTGCTGGATAAATATAAGCATAACCATGCATTTGAAGAGCTGATCTTAGAAGCCGCAAAAATTTTAAAGGATCGTGCCTTTAGATTATACGTATGTGATGATGATGGCTATCAGCTATCATCCAATTTACTTAGACAAGGTGATCAGTGGATCAACCAAAAGGAGTATCTTCAAAAAAATTGGAGCTGGAGACCTTATTTTCTTGAGAATGTATTTAAAATGAGCCGATCCAAACAGGGGTTATTGTCCGACCTGTATAGTGATATTGAAACAGGTGAATGGATCCGGACCTTCTCTATCCCTATCACCAATCGTTTCTTTTTATTTATTGACTTGTCCTATTCATTCCTTTTTGAAGAGGAAAATTTACTTTAA
- a CDS encoding C39 family peptidase produces MKRLIFLFMFFPLIGCQQTESNHYQASPYKINYEPKKLVQQEEVKKEMMVDVPLIKQNPELKFGCEVTSTAMLLQYAGVPVNKMELYKQVKKDPDPLVERNGNIISWGNPADGFVGDMTGKKKGYAVFDQPIEDLVNQYLDGKAINFTNQPFSSLLTHVGKGFPIVIWTTGDYKLPNRWESWEHQGKTIKTPLDLHVVVLVGYDQEYVYLNDPLSGVKQAKVDKEQFIQSWDALEKRAVSYHE; encoded by the coding sequence ATGAAGCGGCTGATCTTCTTATTCATGTTTTTCCCGCTTATTGGATGTCAGCAAACTGAATCCAATCATTATCAAGCTTCACCTTATAAAATAAATTATGAACCAAAAAAATTAGTCCAACAAGAAGAAGTTAAAAAAGAAATGATGGTGGATGTCCCATTAATCAAACAAAACCCAGAATTGAAATTCGGATGTGAAGTGACTAGTACAGCTATGTTACTCCAATATGCCGGGGTTCCTGTAAATAAAATGGAGCTATATAAGCAAGTTAAAAAAGACCCAGACCCGTTAGTTGAGAGAAACGGCAATATTATCAGCTGGGGTAATCCTGCAGACGGTTTTGTAGGAGATATGACAGGAAAAAAGAAGGGGTATGCTGTTTTTGATCAGCCTATTGAAGATCTCGTTAATCAATATTTAGACGGAAAAGCCATTAATTTTACGAACCAGCCCTTTTCCTCTTTATTAACACATGTAGGAAAAGGCTTTCCTATTGTAATTTGGACAACAGGAGATTATAAACTGCCAAATAGATGGGAATCTTGGGAACATCAAGGAAAAACGATTAAAACACCATTAGATCTTCATGTAGTTGTATTAGTCGGCTATGATCAAGAATATGTGTATCTGAATGACCCCCTTAGCGGAGTCAAACAAGCAAAAGTAGATAAAGAGCAATTTATTCAATCCTGGGATGCATTAGAAAAAAGAGCCGTCAGTTACCATGAGTAG